Part of the SAR202 cluster bacterium genome, CAAATACGTCCATTTAATGCTCGGCATGTTACATCGCGCCGGTCTTAGCCGCTCCATTCCCAGAGTTCGCTTCGGCCGCTTCCACGGCTAACTTGCCCGGCCCCAAAAGCGTTTCCAACCTCTGCTCCAGTTCCGCGCAATGACCGACGCTGATAGGCATATCGACTCTTACCACCCGGCCGCCTGTGCGTATCCGCAGGTGTACATGGTCGTTGCCTGGATATTCCAGAAGGGCTTGCAGCAAGTCCTGGAGAAGATAAGCGTCCTCTCCCTGGTTTTCGGACTCATCGAGAGTAATCAGGATTGTATTAGTGGGAGCCAAGGGCGTCGGGGTCTCCTTATGGGCGCCGTTGGTCTTGACGCCGTTGGTTTTATTGCCGTTCGTTCTCGATCCGTTGCCGTTCTGCCTAGGGCCGTTTCTTTTTGACTCGATGGCTGACGAAGCGTCGTCGATGCTCGACTCGGATTCCTGGCCGGTATACTCCCTCGCGTCGTCGCAGTAGATTGAGATATCCTCGCCGCGCACCACCACCTTGCCGGTGCAGAGCAGCAGGCGTCCCTCCTGCCACACCCCTCTAGTCCGCTCTAAGGCCTGAGGCCATGCCAGCACCTCCAGCTCACCTCCCAGAAGCTCCAGCGTCGCGCTGAGGAAGGGGCGCTGGTCCTTGGTCATGCGCTGCTGTGTGGAGGATAGCTGGCCCAGCACCGTCACCTGCTGTCCCTCCATCTCCACGTCCAGCTGGTCACGAGAGGCTATAGCCTTGCTGGGAATGCCTTTAGCCAGGGCTTTAAGAGGATTGGAAGAGATGGGTATCCCCAGCAGCTCCTTCTCCCACGCCACCTTCTCCTCCATCAAGGCGTCTTCACCAGTAGGCCTGACCACCACCATAGCCACGTCGTCAGTCGCGGCCACACCCTGGAAGAGGCTTGTCTGGCCGGTCTGCCGCATCCTGGCCTCCCGCTGCGACTGGGCCAGTATCGTTTCCATGACATTGAGAACAGCGCCGCGTTTGCCCAGACAGTCCAGCGCGCCGGCCTTAATAAGGCTTTCCAGGCCGCGCTTGTTCAGTCCCCTGGGGTCGGAGCGCCGCGCGAAGTCCTCCAGCGACTTGAAGGGGCCGCCCTCTTCGCGAGCCTTCACTATAGGCGTCACCGCGCTTTCGCCCAGGTTCTTTATCGCCGACAGCCCGTACCGGATGCTTTCCTTGCCATCGACATCCTTGTCCAGGGCAAACTCCACGTCGCTGCGATTCACGTCCGGCGGCAGGATGGGAATCCCCATCCTAAGGCACTCGTTGATGGCGTTGTTCATCTTCTCCGGCTGGTCCCGCCGCGCGTTAAGCACCGAGGCCATGTACTCAAAGCGGTAGTTAGCCTTAAAGTACCCGGTCCAGTAAGAGATGAGGGCATAGCTAACGCTGTGCGCCTTATTGAAGGCGTATCCGGCAAAAGGCTCAATGAGGCTGAAAACCTCCTCGGACAACCCTTTGGAGAACCCCTTCTTGACCGCGCCCTCCAGGAAACGTTCCCGCTCCTTGCGCATAAGCTCAGGAATCTTCTTGCCCATGGCCTTGCGCACGATATCGGCGCTGCCCAGGCTGTAATCCGCGAAGGTCTGAAGTATCTTCAGCACCTGGTCCTGGAAGACAATAATGCCGTAGCTATCCTTTAATATTTCGTCCAGGCTGGGGTGAGGGGAGCGGACAGGAATGCGCCCGTGCTTGGCGTCGATGAACCGAGGTATCTGCTCCATAGGGCCGGGGCGATAGAGGGCTATCATCGCGGCCACGTCATTAATCGCCGTCGGTTTCAGCTCCTTAATATTGCGCTGCATCCCCGCGCTTTCAAGCTGGAACACTTCGTTGGTATGGCCCGATGACAAGAGATCAAAGGTCTTCTTGTCGTCCAGCGGTATCTTCTGCAAGTCCAGGCTGAGACCCCGGGTCTTCTGCAGCATCTTTACGGTGCGGTCTAGGATGGTAAGGTTTGTGAGGCCCAGGAAGTCCATCTTCAGCAGCCCCAGCTTCGCGATAGGCTCCATGGCGAACTGAGTCATCGATACCTGGCCCGCTTCGCCACGCACTGGCTGCTGCAGCGGTATGTACTCCGTCAGCGGCTCGTCTGATATTACGACGCCAGCGGCGTGTGTGCTGACGTGGTGGGGAATCCCTTCCAGCCCCTGGGCGTCGTCCAGGAGGTTCTTTATCTCTGGGTCGCCGTTGTACATATCCTTCATTTCAGGAACGCCTTCCAGGGCGTCCCTGAGCGTGCGCACTTTGAAGGGGACGAGCCGCGCTATGCGGTCGGTATCGGCGTAGCCCAGCCCTCGCGCCCGGCCCACGTCGCGAATCGCCGCCTTGGGCCCCAGTGTCCCGAAGGTGATGATTTGCGCCACCCTATCTTTGCCGTACCGCTGCATCACGTAGTTCAGGACCTCGTCGCGCCGGTCGTCCTGGAAGTCCATGTCGATGTCCGGCATCTCTTTGCGTTCTATGTTCAGGAAGCGCTCAAAGACCAGCCCGTACTTCAGCGGGTCGGCTTCAGTCACTCCCATGCAGTAGAGCGCCAGGCTGGCGGCGGCGCTGCCACGCACGCCCAGGAGGATACGGTTCTGCCGCGTGAACGACACTATCTCCCACACTACCAGGAAATAGTTAGCGAACCGTGTTTGCCTGATGACATCCAGTTCATACCTCAGGCGTGATTTCTGCTCCTCGGTGGGGTTCCCATAAAGACGCTTTAGCCCCTCCCAGCAAAGCTTTTCAAGGAACTGGTCTGCGGTAAAGCCTTCCGGGACAGGGTATCTAGGCAAATGAAGCTCGCCAAAGACCAGCTTGGTGTTGCACATCTCGGCGATTCGCTGGGTGTTGGTGATCGCCTCAGGCAAGTCCTTGAAAAGCTCCGCCATCTCTTGCGGACTTTTGATATAGAAGGACTCATCCTCCATCTTCAGCCGTTTGGGATTATGAATAGTATCATTAGTAGAGATGCAAATACGAATGTCCTGGAGGTGGGCATGGCCCTTCACGGTATAGTGGCTGTCGTTGGTGGCCACCAGCGGGATGCCCAGGGACTTGCTAAGCTCCAACAGTCCCTTGTTTATCGCCGGAAGCTCCGGGATACCCGAGTGCTCCTGCATCTCCAGGAAGAAGCGTCCAGGGAAGACCTCGTTGCACCACTTGGCCCGGGCAGCGGCCTTGTCCATACGGCCCTCGGTTATGAACCGCGGTATCTGGGCGTTGGGACAGCCCGATAGCACGATTAGTCCCTCCGAGTGCTGCGCGAAGACCTCGTCATCGATGCGTGGCCGGTAGTAGAACCCTTCCAGGTGCGCCTTGGTGACAAGCTGCATCAGGTTTTTATAGCCCCGGTTGTCCATTGCCAGGACGGTAAGGTGGTAGGGGCTTTTCTCCGACGGGTCCTTTATATGCCGGCTCTCCTTGGCCTCGTAGATCTCGCAGCCCAGGATGGGCTTCACCCCTGCCTCCATCGCCGACTGGTAGAAGTCCACCACCCCGTATAATGAGCCGTGGTCGGTGATAGCCAGGGATCCCATGCCCAGCTCCTTGGCCCGATGGACCATCTCATGGATCCGGCTGATGCCGTCCAGGAGGCTGTATTCGGAGTGAACGTGAAGATGAGTAAACATGGTTGGCTTTAGGGCCGCATAAACATAGTATATAGCCATATGGTGGTCAAGGCGGCAAGGGGCAGAATTACAACAAAGCGATGCAACAAATTAATAGGCTAATACAAGGGGTTGTAGCATGTTTGTACTAGTCACTGGCGCTACTGGCTTTGTCGGCAGACATGTTGTCAAGGAGTTGTTGGCCCGGGGACATGCCGTTCGTGCTCTAGTCCACCGAAAGCCCGCCAACGGCGTGTTGCCGGCACCCGTGGAGGCAGCCCAAGGCAGCGTTTCTAACAAGAAGTCCTTGCAGCCCGCCGCTCAGGGCTGCGACGCCGTCATCCACCTTGTGGCCGTCATCAGGAAGCGCGGCCCCAACCCCTTCGATAGGATTAACGTTGAAGGAACGCGAAACGTAGTCCAAGCCGCCAAGTCCGCCGGCGCCAAGCGTTTCATCCACGTCAGCGCCCTGGGCGCCCAGAACAACGAAAGGTATCCGTACCTGTTGAGCAAGTGGAGGAGTGAAGAGGCTGTTAAAAGCGCCGGCCTCCCTTACGTTATTTACAGGTTCTCCATTATGTTCGGCGAAGGCGATGAGTTCACCAACTCCCTGGCGGGGCTGGTGAAGGCCTTTCCGATAGTGCCTGTCGTCGGGTCCGGCAAAAACAAGTTCCAGCCTATACACGTGGAGGACGTGGCCCGGTGCATTGTCCTCTCCTTAGAGAGACCCGAACTGAACGGGGATACCCTGGAGTTAGGCGGCCCTCAATACCTGACCTACGACGACATCATCGACGTTATCGCCCGGACCCTCGGAAAGCGTCCTCCAAAACTCCACATCCCAGTGGCAGTAATGAAACCTATGGCCGCCCTAATGGACATCGCGACTCCCAGGTCTCCGGTCACCACTGACCAGCTAGACCTGTTGGCCGTTCCCAACTACGCTGAGATAGGATC contains:
- a CDS encoding DNA polymerase III subunit alpha, translated to MFTHLHVHSEYSLLDGISRIHEMVHRAKELGMGSLAITDHGSLYGVVDFYQSAMEAGVKPILGCEIYEAKESRHIKDPSEKSPYHLTVLAMDNRGYKNLMQLVTKAHLEGFYYRPRIDDEVFAQHSEGLIVLSGCPNAQIPRFITEGRMDKAAARAKWCNEVFPGRFFLEMQEHSGIPELPAINKGLLELSKSLGIPLVATNDSHYTVKGHAHLQDIRICISTNDTIHNPKRLKMEDESFYIKSPQEMAELFKDLPEAITNTQRIAEMCNTKLVFGELHLPRYPVPEGFTADQFLEKLCWEGLKRLYGNPTEEQKSRLRYELDVIRQTRFANYFLVVWEIVSFTRQNRILLGVRGSAAASLALYCMGVTEADPLKYGLVFERFLNIERKEMPDIDMDFQDDRRDEVLNYVMQRYGKDRVAQIITFGTLGPKAAIRDVGRARGLGYADTDRIARLVPFKVRTLRDALEGVPEMKDMYNGDPEIKNLLDDAQGLEGIPHHVSTHAAGVVISDEPLTEYIPLQQPVRGEAGQVSMTQFAMEPIAKLGLLKMDFLGLTNLTILDRTVKMLQKTRGLSLDLQKIPLDDKKTFDLLSSGHTNEVFQLESAGMQRNIKELKPTAINDVAAMIALYRPGPMEQIPRFIDAKHGRIPVRSPHPSLDEILKDSYGIIVFQDQVLKILQTFADYSLGSADIVRKAMGKKIPELMRKERERFLEGAVKKGFSKGLSEEVFSLIEPFAGYAFNKAHSVSYALISYWTGYFKANYRFEYMASVLNARRDQPEKMNNAINECLRMGIPILPPDVNRSDVEFALDKDVDGKESIRYGLSAIKNLGESAVTPIVKAREEGGPFKSLEDFARRSDPRGLNKRGLESLIKAGALDCLGKRGAVLNVMETILAQSQREARMRQTGQTSLFQGVAATDDVAMVVVRPTGEDALMEEKVAWEKELLGIPISSNPLKALAKGIPSKAIASRDQLDVEMEGQQVTVLGQLSSTQQRMTKDQRPFLSATLELLGGELEVLAWPQALERTRGVWQEGRLLLCTGKVVVRGEDISIYCDDAREYTGQESESSIDDASSAIESKRNGPRQNGNGSRTNGNKTNGVKTNGAHKETPTPLAPTNTILITLDESENQGEDAYLLQDLLQALLEYPGNDHVHLRIRTGGRVVRVDMPISVGHCAELEQRLETLLGPGKLAVEAAEANSGNGAAKTGAM
- a CDS encoding complex I NDUFA9 subunit family protein: MFVLVTGATGFVGRHVVKELLARGHAVRALVHRKPANGVLPAPVEAAQGSVSNKKSLQPAAQGCDAVIHLVAVIRKRGPNPFDRINVEGTRNVVQAAKSAGAKRFIHVSALGAQNNERYPYLLSKWRSEEAVKSAGLPYVIYRFSIMFGEGDEFTNSLAGLVKAFPIVPVVGSGKNKFQPIHVEDVARCIVLSLERPELNGDTLELGGPQYLTYDDIIDVIARTLGKRPPKLHIPVAVMKPMAALMDIATPRSPVTTDQLDLLAVPNYAEIGSVEKASGFSPRPMEGNLDYVKKIKASDGLRIALGFMPKHIRDH